The following proteins are co-located in the Microplitis demolitor isolate Queensland-Clemson2020A chromosome 5, iyMicDemo2.1a, whole genome shotgun sequence genome:
- the LOC103569286 gene encoding splicing factor 3B subunit 6: MTMAMLQRRANVRLPPEVNRVLYIRNLPYKITAEEMYDIFGKYGAIRQIRVGNTAETRGTAFVVYEDIFDAKNACDHLSGFNVCNRYLVVLYYQSNKAFKRVDVDKKMEEIDKLKTKYNLNDDKK; the protein is encoded by the exons ATGACTATGGCCATGTTACAACGACGTGCtaat gtAAGACTTCCACCGGAAGTTAATCGTGTTTTATATATCAGGAACCTCCCGTATAAAATTACAGCGGAGGAAATGTATGATATTTTTGGGAAATATGGGGCCATAAGACAAATACGAGT TGGAAATACTGCGGAAACCCGAGGCACCGCTTTCGTAGTCTACGAGGATATTTTTGATGCCAAAAACGCTTGCGATCATCTCAGTGGGTTCAATGTTTGTAACCGGTACCTGGTAGTCCTGTACTATCAGAGCAACAAGGCTTTCAAACGGGTGGATGTTGATAAGAAGATGGAAGAAATtgacaaattaaaaactaaatacaatcttaatgacgataaaaaataa
- the LOC103569287 gene encoding mannose-P-dolichol utilization defect 1 protein homolog, protein MEYVMKISEFFFTKQCMKEYFTNFNFLHVECFKATLSKVLGTGIIAGSLTVKLPQVFKIYANKSSEGINFISVLLDLFAITAMGSYSFSNGFPFSAWGDSVFLGLQTLAIALLCLHYSGETMKATAFFFGYMSIILGVITGMAPVDVLWACQNINIPIILLSKFFQARTNYKNSSTGQLSAVTCFMLFFGSLARIFTSIQETGDTSMVIMYICSTTANAVIAGQLIYYWNAGDKKQKKNIKSNKKSS, encoded by the exons ATGGAGTATGTTATGAAAATTTCGgagttttttttcaccaaacaATGTatgaaagaatattttacaaattttaattttttacatg TTGAATGTTTCAAAGCGACTCTTAGCAAAGTACTTGGCACTGGAATCATCGCAGGATCTTTGAcag TTAAATTACcacaagtttttaaaatttatgccAATAAAAGTAGCGAGGGAATTAATTTCATAAGTGTTTTATTGGATTTGTTTGCAATAACTGCAATGGGATCATACAGTTTTTCTAATGGATTTCCTTttag cgcCTGGGGTGACAGCGTATTCTTGGGCTTGCAAACTTTAGCGATAGCTCTCCTCTGTCTTCACTACAGCGGCGAGACAATGAAAGCAACCGCGTTTTTTTTCGGCTACATGTCAATAATCCTGGGTGTGATCACTGGAATGGCGCCAGTTGACGTCCTCTGGGCTTGtcagaatataaatattccaATAATTCTCCTCAGTAAG ttcTTCCAAGCTCGtaccaattataaaaattcaagtacTGGACAGCTATCAGCGGTGACATGCTTTATGCTATTTTTCGGATCACTCGCTCGAATATTTACGTCAATCCAAGAAACCGGAGATACCAGTATggttattatgtatatatgttcaACGACAGCGAACGCTGTTATTGCAGGGCAATTGATATATTATTGGAATGCTGGTGATAagaagcagaaaaaaaatattaaaagcaataaaaagtcatcgtaa